The segment GAAAAGGCCCGGTCGAAATGGCGCTGCCAGAATGATCGAAACACGTGCATCAGCGTGCCGCTGGCCCCGAAGCCCAGCAGCGCCAGGCTGATCACCAGATAAGCGAAATGGTACCACTGGAGGTAGGATAGGACGCGCAGCAGCACTACCTCGTAAGCCAGGAGGCTGAAAGACAGGCCGAATAGCAGCACCGGCAGCAGCCGCTGTCCAGGTGAAGATTTATTGCCCATGATGTTCGCTATTGATCGTGGCGCCCGGTAAGGGGCACGAACCTCACCGGGATGAGCTGCCTGGAGGTGACCCGGCCATTCTTCTTCTCCACCAGCACCAGGTACTGCGTCAGAAAGGGATGCCCCACCGGAATGACCATCCGCCCCCCTTCGGCCAGCTGCTGCACCAGCGGCGGGGGAATGTGCTCGGGGGCCGCGGTCACCACAATGGCGTCAAAAGGGGCCGCCTCCGGCCAGCCGTAGTAACCATCGGCGGTGCGGGTCTCAATATTGCCATACTCCAGCGACGACAGCGTCGCCCCGGCTCTATCGGCCAGCTCCGGGATGATCTCGATGGTGTACACCGTATCGGCGATCTGCGCCATGACCGCGGCGTGGTAACCGGAGCCGGTGCCCACCTCCAGCACCCGGGACCCCGTATCGAGCAGGGCCATCTCGCACATGTAGGCCACGATGAAGGGCTGGGAAATCGTCTGCCCGTAGCCGATCGGCAGGGGGCTGTCGGTGTAGGCCTGGCGAATCTCGTCCGCCGGGACGAAACGGTGGCGGGGTACCGCCCGCATGGCCGCCAGAACCCGCCGGTCATCGATCCCCCGCCGCTCGATCTGCCGCGTGACCATCTTCTCCCGCTGGGCGGCGTATCGCGCCTCATCCTGAGGGCGTAGGTCACCATAGCCCGTAGGATACTCTACCGGCGGTCGCCAGGAGATAGCCGCTCCTCCCGCCAGCATCAGTGCTAGTAAATACCGTAGATCAGGGTGTCGGGGTCTCACACAACCGCTCCTTTCCGGCCCTCACAGGCCAGGACCCTTCAGCAGCCCAGCTTCATGAAATGGTAGGGAGGAAATCCGCTTAGTGCAAGGATTTCAGGGCGCCTGCCCGGCCACCACGCGCTTGACCGGCGGTATCAACACCAGCGTCAGGGCCGTAAGCGCCGCCAGCGTCACGTAGGCTACCGTGAAAACCCAGGCAGGGAAGTCGTAGTACAGCAGATCGTAAAGCAGCTGGCCGATAAAGGTGCGCTCGTAGCCCACCCCACCCGACCGCACCAGCAGCCAGTTCTCCAGCAGCGTGAGCGGACAGATCTGACCAACGACCGCCTCCACGGCCACCAGCGCGATGCAGCCCAGGTGCACCCAGCGGAAGACCCGGTTACGGATCCAGCGCCACCCAAGCACCGCTCCCGCCAGGATCAGCATGAATCCCACCAGCACGAAGCTGGCATACCCCAGGTGGATAAATACAACTACATCAGTCAGAAACGACACAACTCAGATTCTTACTACTAGATACCAGCCTTACAGGGGTAATAATGGCTCCCATCAGGTGGGAACATCTCCAACATCGCGGACTTTAGCCTGCGGGTGGGCTAAAAATGAAATCTCAAGGCTAATGCGGCCTCTGCCCCCGATAACCGGATGGTGTGTTCCTCCATGGTTAACTTTCCATATTGATTAGTCTCAACACTCTGCTCCGGAACAACCATTGGGGACGTAAATCTTTGTTCCACACTGCCCCATATTGAAACATGCCGCGAAAGGTAATAATCGATACTGCACCTTAGATGGATTCCGATCACGTTCGTTCTAACCGAATAATCATGTGCGTAGGCAGTACTGTATCCCGCCAACCTCCCTTTTACCGAGAGCAAATTAGTGCTCAGACCGGACCCCACGGTAAATTCCCACGGGTCCTCTCTTAACGGGCTGGTAGCTCTGAGGACCAAGTTCAAGTGCAAGCCAGTTGAGGAAAGGCACCCGATGCCCTCATAACTATCAAAACAGGCATGCACTTCTTCCCACCACGATAAATCAGTATGTGAAAATCCTACCCGCAGACGCGGAGTGAGGCTATAGGCCAGCTCCAAACTCCAGGAGATTGGAGCTTCGCGCTTCTTAAAATGCAAAGCGCGTCCACCTAGCCCTGAACTTAGAAATGCGCTTTTAATGTGGGACATAGCATCAGTTTTCCACCACATTTCTAATCCGTAGGAAATATGGAACCTCGATGCCCATTGAGCAGCTAGAGACCTACGAAGCTCGCGCCTTCCGTCAGAAAATGGAACCTTTGGCTTACTTATGTCCCTATACACCGACTCAGCCTGCGCAACTGAAGACAACACAGGCCTTTCACCCTTTTCACCTGACAGCAGGTGCACTAGAGGATAAGGTGGGTCGGAAAATAATGCATTTTCTCGAATCCATAATAAAAGTGACCGATATTTCTCGGAGTCACCTTGGACGGAAAAATGATTTTCACAACCGTTAATAGCCGCAACGATACATCCCAGGATCGATCCGGCAATAGCTCCCCGTGTACTAAATGATGCCAGGGCGGTACTGCAAATAGGGTAAATGAGGGTAAAGGGAGTCTTCGCTTCCCAGCCATATAAAATCCGATTGGCCTCACTCTCCCGGCCCACGGTACCTAAAAAAGATCCCAATATGCCTCCCAAAAACAGACCGGAGATAA is part of the Candidatus Neomarinimicrobiota bacterium genome and harbors:
- a CDS encoding protein-L-isoaspartate(D-aspartate) O-methyltransferase; the protein is MLAGGAAISWRPPVEYPTGYGDLRPQDEARYAAQREKMVTRQIERRGIDDRRVLAAMRAVPRHRFVPADEIRQAYTDSPLPIGYGQTISQPFIVAYMCEMALLDTGSRVLEVGTGSGYHAAVMAQIADTVYTIEIIPELADRAGATLSSLEYGNIETRTADGYYGWPEAAPFDAIVVTAAPEHIPPPLVQQLAEGGRMVIPVGHPFLTQYLVLVEKKNGRVTSRQLIPVRFVPLTGRHDQ
- a CDS encoding DUF2784 domain-containing protein, with the translated sequence MSFLTDVVVFIHLGYASFVLVGFMLILAGAVLGWRWIRNRVFRWVHLGCIALVAVEAVVGQICPLTLLENWLLVRSGGVGYERTFIGQLLYDLLYYDFPAWVFTVAYVTLAALTALTLVLIPPVKRVVAGQAP